One stretch of Prunus persica cultivar Lovell chromosome G1, Prunus_persica_NCBIv2, whole genome shotgun sequence DNA includes these proteins:
- the LOC18793562 gene encoding probable pectinesterase/pectinesterase inhibitor 21, which yields MSGGEAQNKKKMAIIGVSALILVAMVVAVTVGVTVSRHQGKSGGEQTSTSTKAIQSICQPTDYKKTCEDNLSKVASNVTDPKELVKAGFQVAIGQLREVIKNSTTLKALAKDSRANQALQNCKELLEYAIDDLGDSFDKLGPFDFTKLDSYVEDLKVWLSAAMTYEQTCLDGFQNTTGDAGAKMRQFLKTSQELTSNGLAMVSEVSTLFKALNIKTGRRLLQDAATATDENRFQRAKIIPAWIDNRRLDLATATPLTLKPDVVVSKKGDGKYKTINEALKDIPKNNEVKVFVIYVKEGVYDEHVFFDKHMTNVMLIGDGPTKTVITGRKNYADGTQTYQTATVAVVGDYFIAKDVGFENTAGAIGHQAVALRVQSDLSIFYNCNMDGYQDTLYTQTHRQFYRDCTISGTIDFIFGDAAAVFQNCKMIVRKPLENQACMVTAHGRLDMRSPSALILQNCTISGERGYDKELNKAYLGRPWTSLARAIVMQSQIDDVIAPEGWMEWTGTANHNTCWFGEFGNRGVGAELSKRVTWSGMKKLTPEQAADFTAGKFIFGDRWILPSGVPYVAGMMTGV from the exons ATGAGCGGAGGAGAAGCACAGAATAAGAAAAAGATGGCCATCATCGGCGTCTCCGCTCTGATTCTGGTGGCTATGGTAGTTGCTGTAACTGTTGGGGTCACCGTGTCACGGCACCAAGGCAAATCCGGCGGTGAGCAAACATCCACGTCGACAAAGGCGATCCAGTCGATCTGCCAGCCCACGGACTACAAAAAGACCTGCGAGGACAACCTGTCCAAGGTGGCCAGCAACGTCACCGACCCAAAAGAGCTGGTCAAGGCAGGGTTCCAGGTCGCCATCGGCCAGCTCCGCGAGGTCATCAAGAACTCGACGACCTTGAAGGCGCTTGCCAAGGACTCCAGAGCAAACCAGGCCTTGCAGAACTGCAAGGAGCTCTTAGAGTATGCCATCGACGATTTGGGTGACTCGTTCGATAAGCTGGGTCCCTTTGACTTCACCAAGCTTGATTCCTACGTGGAGGATCTCAAGGTCTGGCTCAGCGCCGCCATGACGTACGAGCAAACTTGCCTGGATGGGTTTCAGAACACCACCGGTGACGCTGGAGCGAAGATGAGGCAGTTCTTGAAGACATCTCAGGAGCTCACCAGCAACGGCCTTGCCATGGTAAGCGAAGTGTCCACGTTGTTCAAGGCTCTGAACATCAAGACCGGGCGCCGCCTCCTCCAAGACGCTGCCACGGCCACTGATGAGAATAGGTTCCAGAGGGCTAAGATCATCCCTGCTTGGATCGACAACCGAAGGCTCGACCTCGCCACCGCCACTCCTCTGACGCTGAAACCCGATGTGGTGGTGTCCAAGAAGGGAGATGGCAAATACAAGACTATTAACGAAGCCTTGAAGGACATCCCAAAGAACAACGAGGTGAAGGTCTTCGTGATTTATGTCAAGGAGGGTGTGTACGACGAGCATGTCTTTTTCGATAAGCACATGACCAATGTCATGCTTATCGGAGATGGCCCTACCAAGACCGTTATCACCGGTAGGAAGAACTACGCCGATGGTACCCAAACGTACCAGACTGCCACAGTTG CTGTTGTTGGAGACTACTTCATTGCCAAGGACGTCGGATTCGAGAACACAGCCGGAGCCATCGGACACCAAGCCGTGGCTCTGCGTGTGCAGTCAGACTTGTCCATTTTCTACAACTGCAACATGGACGGGTACCAAGACACCCTCTACACCCAAACCCACAGGCAATTCTACCGCGACTGCACCATCAGTGGAACAATCGACTTCATCTTTGGGGACGCAGCCGCCGTCTTCCAAAACTGCAAGATGATCGTCAGGAAGCCATTGGAGAACCAGGCCTGCATGGTGACAGCCCACGGTAGACTCGACATGCGCTCACCCTCAGCTCTCATCCTCCAAAACTGCACCATCTCCGGCGAGCGTGGCTACGACAAGGAACTCAACAAGGCCTACTTGGGCAGGCCATGGACGAGCTTGGCTAGGGCCATCGTCATGCAATCCCAGATCGATGACGTCATCGCTCCCGAAGGGTGGATGGAATGGACCGGTACCGCAAATCACAACACATGCTGGTTCGGTGAGTTCGGAAACAGGGGAGTTGGTGCAGAGCTGAGCAAGAGGGTTACGTGGAGCGGGATGAAAAAGCTTACACCTGAGCAAGCCGCCGATTTCACGGCTGGCAAGTTCATCTTCGGTGATAGATGGATTCTGCCCAGCGGTGTGCCTTACGTTGCTGGCATGATGACCGGAGTGTAG